A part of Bartonella quintana genomic DNA contains:
- the guaA gene encoding glutamine-hydrolyzing GMP synthase: MSISHPDTVLIIDFGSQVTQLIARRVRAMGVYCEIVPFQLALEGVKRLRPQAVILSGSPYSVIDDGSPRAPMEIFEIGVPVLGICYGEQVMCVQLGGKVESGHRREFGRAFLEVQEKSALFDGVWEKGSCYQVWMSHGDHVAALPEGFRVIGTSKGAPYAAIADEKRCLYAVQFHPEVVHTPDGTKLLQNFVHKISGLKDNWSMASYRDQAIATIRKKVGKSRVICGLSGGVDSSVVAVLLHEAIGDQLTCILVDHGLMRKNEAEEVLKLFRDHYNIELIHVNAANIFLNALEGETDPEKKRKMIGRLFIEVFEEETKKIEGVEFLAQGTLYPDVIESVSAIGESVTIKSHHNVGGLPERMNMKLVEPLRELFKDEVRSLGRELGLPEQFLGRHPFPGPGLAIRCPGAVTREKLEIIREADAIYLDEICKAGLYDEIWQAFVVLLPVQTVGVMGDGRTYEFVCALRAVTSVDGMTADFYPYDMEFLSKTAARIINEVRGINRVVYDITSKPPGTIEWE, translated from the coding sequence ATGAGCATATCACATCCAGACACTGTTCTTATCATTGATTTTGGTTCACAAGTTACACAACTTATCGCACGGCGGGTGCGAGCAATGGGTGTTTATTGTGAAATTGTTCCTTTTCAATTAGCTTTAGAAGGTGTCAAGCGGCTAAGACCTCAAGCTGTTATTTTATCAGGCAGTCCTTATTCAGTGATTGATGACGGTTCACCGCGTGCGCCGATGGAAATTTTTGAAATTGGTGTTCCAGTTCTTGGTATTTGTTATGGTGAACAAGTCATGTGTGTTCAGCTTGGTGGAAAAGTTGAATCAGGACATCGGCGTGAATTTGGACGGGCTTTTTTGGAGGTGCAAGAAAAGAGTGCACTTTTTGATGGTGTATGGGAAAAAGGTTCCTGTTATCAAGTATGGATGAGTCACGGTGATCATGTGGCAGCTTTACCAGAAGGCTTTCGTGTAATAGGAACATCAAAAGGCGCTCCCTATGCTGCCATTGCTGATGAAAAAAGGTGCCTTTATGCAGTGCAGTTTCATCCTGAAGTTGTTCATACACCCGATGGTACAAAACTTTTGCAAAATTTTGTTCATAAAATTTCTGGTCTTAAAGACAATTGGTCAATGGCTTCTTATCGTGATCAGGCAATTGCTACGATACGGAAGAAAGTTGGAAAAAGTCGTGTCATCTGTGGTCTTTCAGGTGGTGTGGATTCATCAGTTGTGGCTGTACTTCTCCATGAAGCAATAGGAGATCAACTGACATGTATTTTGGTAGACCATGGGTTAATGCGCAAAAATGAGGCTGAAGAAGTTCTTAAATTATTCCGAGATCATTATAACATCGAGCTTATTCACGTTAATGCTGCTAATATTTTTCTCAATGCTTTAGAAGGTGAGACAGATCCAGAGAAAAAGCGCAAAATGATTGGCCGCCTTTTTATTGAAGTTTTTGAAGAAGAAACCAAAAAAATAGAAGGTGTAGAATTTTTAGCACAGGGCACGCTTTATCCAGATGTCATTGAAAGTGTATCAGCTATTGGTGAATCGGTAACAATTAAAAGCCATCATAATGTAGGGGGATTGCCGGAGCGGATGAACATGAAACTTGTGGAGCCGTTGCGTGAGCTCTTTAAGGATGAAGTTCGTTCTTTGGGGCGAGAGTTAGGATTGCCGGAGCAGTTTCTTGGCCGTCATCCTTTTCCAGGGCCCGGTCTTGCAATTCGTTGTCCAGGTGCAGTGACACGTGAAAAATTAGAAATTATACGTGAAGCAGACGCCATTTACCTTGATGAAATCTGTAAAGCTGGTCTTTATGATGAAATTTGGCAGGCGTTTGTTGTTCTTCTTCCTGTGCAGACTGTCGGTGTTATGGGTGATGGACGCACTTATGAATTTGTTTGTGCTCTTCGCGCGGTAACATCTGTAGATGGAATGACCGCTGATTTTTATCCCTATGATATGGAATTTTTAAGCAAAACAGCAGCACGTATTATTAACGAAGTGAGGGGAATTAATCGGGTTGTTTATGATATAACGTCGAAGCCTCCTGGTACTATTGAATGGGAATGA
- a CDS encoding glycerophosphodiester phosphodiesterase, producing MSEKKIVAHRGGAHLYPENTLSAFRHAIALGVDEIECDVHLLKSGEVVVFHDFHLEQLVGKKGYIHDIDNETRKRLFVKGSTEAPPLLEEVLDLLGATNIAMHLEIKTCGEVERETILSQKALALIKNRNLAERVSAISFDPTNLRPFIEAGITSGPCIDSFEGDMHRHFSEWKQLGYSDLSLDGSIVSQDLIESALEHGFTVGVWTINGRARLSHWIDMPVHYITTDQPDLALQLRAQR from the coding sequence ATGTCTGAGAAAAAAATTGTTGCACATCGTGGTGGAGCTCATCTTTATCCTGAAAATACACTTTCGGCATTTCGTCATGCAATTGCGTTGGGAGTTGATGAAATTGAATGCGATGTTCATCTGCTTAAAAGTGGTGAAGTGGTTGTATTTCACGATTTTCATCTCGAGCAACTAGTGGGAAAAAAAGGATATATTCACGATATTGATAATGAAACACGTAAACGACTCTTTGTGAAAGGAAGTACTGAAGCTCCTCCTTTATTAGAAGAGGTGCTTGATCTTTTGGGAGCAACCAATATTGCGATGCATCTTGAAATCAAAACATGTGGGGAAGTTGAGCGTGAAACGATTTTATCTCAAAAAGCGCTGGCGTTGATAAAAAACCGAAATTTAGCAGAGCGGGTTTCTGCAATCAGTTTTGATCCTACGAACCTTCGTCCTTTCATTGAAGCAGGGATAACATCTGGTCCATGTATTGATAGTTTTGAAGGTGATATGCACCGTCATTTTTCTGAGTGGAAACAATTGGGTTATTCTGATCTAAGTTTAGATGGCTCTATTGTATCACAAGACTTGATTGAATCTGCGCTTGAACATGGCTTTACTGTGGGGGTATGGACAATCAATGGGAGAGCTCGCCTATCGCATTGGATTGATATGCCTGTACATTATATCACAACAGATCAACCTGACCTTGCTTTACAGTTACGTGCACAGAGATAA
- a CDS encoding sn-glycerol-3-phosphate import ATP-binding protein UgpC: MAIIQLSNIKKQYENGILVIDDLNLTVADSELLVLVGPSGCGKSTLLRIIAGLEQVTSGELYIDDERINDREPADRDIAMVFQNYALYPHMTVRGNLEYGLKNRKTPKDEINRRITHAAKLLEIESFLDRKPRQLSGGQRQRVAMGRVIVRQPRVFLFDEPLSNLDAKLRAQMCIEIKTLQRSLGTTSLYVTHDQLEAMTLADRIAVINKGAIEQIGTPIEIYDTPETTFVADFIGSPPMNFLDRKILEQHLGYSFSYNKETDLLAFRPEVILLGEYPDKGPVFHTQIELIKPIGTGCHVLTRWNETIFTIEIKERLTNDYGKKLSFTVPHQNFHTFNKTTGKRKSNK, encoded by the coding sequence GTGGCCATAATCCAGTTATCAAATATAAAAAAACAATATGAAAACGGCATTCTGGTCATTGACGATTTAAACTTAACTGTTGCCGATAGTGAGCTTCTTGTCCTTGTCGGTCCTTCAGGATGTGGTAAGTCAACTTTATTACGCATCATTGCAGGATTAGAGCAAGTTACTTCAGGTGAACTCTATATTGATGATGAGCGTATTAATGATCGTGAACCAGCTGATCGCGACATTGCTATGGTTTTTCAAAATTACGCTCTTTATCCCCATATGACAGTTCGTGGAAACTTAGAATATGGTCTCAAAAATCGTAAAACACCTAAGGACGAAATAAATAGGCGTATCACGCATGCTGCAAAGCTTTTGGAGATAGAGTCATTTCTCGATCGTAAACCACGACAATTATCAGGAGGACAACGCCAACGTGTTGCAATGGGACGTGTTATTGTACGTCAACCACGTGTCTTTCTCTTTGATGAACCTCTCTCAAATCTTGATGCAAAATTACGTGCTCAAATGTGTATTGAGATTAAAACACTACAGCGCTCATTAGGAACAACCAGCCTGTATGTTACCCATGATCAACTAGAAGCCATGACATTAGCTGATAGAATAGCCGTTATAAATAAAGGAGCTATCGAGCAAATTGGGACCCCAATCGAAATTTACGATACCCCAGAAACAACATTTGTTGCTGATTTTATAGGGTCTCCCCCTATGAATTTTCTTGATCGCAAAATACTAGAGCAACATTTAGGTTATTCATTTTCTTATAATAAAGAAACTGATCTTTTGGCATTCAGGCCAGAGGTAATCTTATTGGGCGAATATCCAGACAAAGGACCTGTCTTTCACACACAAATTGAGCTTATCAAACCTATTGGAACAGGATGCCATGTTTTAACACGTTGGAATGAGACTATTTTTACCATTGAAATAAAAGAGCGCCTTACAAACGATTATGGTAAAAAACTAAGCTTTACTGTCCCTCATCAAAATTTTCATACTTTTAATAAAACCACTGGAAAACGTAAAAGCAATAAGTAA
- the ugpE gene encoding sn-glycerol-3-phosphate ABC transporter permease UgpE, with protein sequence MVENRPILKFLTHITLIIGIFIICFPVYVAIIASTHSSAAFNSGTLPLLPGKYALENYKTIFGDDLVQLGLPNLWPLLMNSLIMALGISIGKIIISLLSAYAIVYMRFPFRKTAFALIFITLMLPIEVRIIPTYAVVAQLGMINTYGGMIIPLIASATATFLFRQFFLTVPDELLEAARVDGAGSFKFFKDILLPLSKSNIAALFIIMFIYGWIQYLWPLIVTTDQNHQTILIILKQLIVESLQHDPKWNILMAVSVVAMVPPVLVVICMQRLFIKGLIETEK encoded by the coding sequence ATGGTTGAAAATCGCCCTATTTTGAAATTTCTAACCCATATCACCCTTATTATTGGCATTTTTATTATCTGTTTTCCAGTTTATGTTGCTATCATTGCATCAACCCATAGTTCAGCAGCATTTAACTCAGGAACACTTCCCCTTTTACCGGGAAAGTATGCATTGGAAAACTATAAAACAATCTTTGGCGATGATCTTGTGCAGCTTGGTCTGCCCAATCTCTGGCCACTCTTAATGAATTCGCTCATTATGGCACTTGGCATTAGTATTGGAAAAATTATTATTTCACTCTTGTCTGCTTATGCAATTGTCTACATGCGCTTCCCTTTTCGCAAAACTGCTTTTGCCCTCATTTTTATCACACTGATGCTGCCTATCGAAGTTCGTATTATTCCAACGTATGCAGTGGTCGCACAATTAGGCATGATAAACACCTATGGCGGGATGATTATTCCACTTATTGCATCCGCAACTGCTACATTTTTATTTCGCCAGTTTTTTTTGACTGTTCCTGATGAACTCTTAGAAGCTGCTCGTGTTGATGGTGCAGGATCATTTAAATTTTTTAAAGATATTCTTCTCCCTCTTAGCAAAAGCAATATTGCGGCTTTATTTATCATTATGTTCATTTATGGATGGATACAATATCTCTGGCCTCTCATAGTTACAACTGATCAAAATCATCAAACTATTCTTATTATTCTCAAACAACTTATCGTAGAATCACTTCAACATGATCCTAAATGGAATATACTCATGGCAGTATCGGTCGTCGCCATGGTGCCACCTGTTCTTGTTGTCATCTGCATGCAGCGGCTTTTTATCAAAGGTCTTATTGAAACGGAGAAATGA
- the ugpA gene encoding sn-glycerol-3-phosphate ABC transporter permease UgpA: protein MQEKHAYFKNNLLPYWLLFPQLIVTFLFFFWPAVQSIKSSFEREDPFGFITTFIGLENYLTILSDPAYLKSLLITAVFSISVTVVSMTISLLLAVCVDRVIRAKKAYTTLLLWPYAVAPVLAGILWLFIFHPTIGIVPFVFQKIGITWNYRINGIQAMILIVIAASWKQISYNFLFFLAGLQSVPRSQIEAAAIDGAGPFKRFWTVVFPQISPTTFFLLIVNIQYVMFDTFGIIDNITSGGPAGATNTLVYKVYDDGFKNQIIGASAAQSTILMLMVIVLTFIQFRWIERHVQY from the coding sequence ATGCAAGAAAAACATGCATATTTCAAAAATAATCTGCTTCCTTACTGGCTGCTTTTTCCTCAGCTCATTGTGACTTTTTTGTTTTTCTTCTGGCCTGCTGTCCAGTCAATAAAATCATCTTTCGAGCGTGAAGATCCCTTTGGCTTTATCACAACCTTTATTGGTCTTGAAAATTATCTGACAATTCTCTCTGATCCTGCTTATCTAAAATCACTTCTCATAACCGCAGTATTTTCCATTTCGGTAACTGTCGTTTCAATGACGATATCACTTCTTTTGGCTGTCTGTGTTGATCGTGTCATCCGCGCAAAAAAGGCCTACACAACGCTTTTGCTCTGGCCCTATGCTGTTGCTCCAGTATTGGCAGGCATATTATGGTTATTTATCTTTCACCCAACCATCGGAATCGTCCCTTTTGTTTTTCAAAAAATAGGTATCACATGGAATTATCGTATTAATGGCATTCAAGCAATGATCCTTATTGTAATTGCAGCCAGCTGGAAACAAATTTCCTATAATTTTCTCTTTTTTCTTGCTGGTCTCCAATCTGTTCCACGTTCCCAAATAGAGGCAGCCGCGATTGATGGTGCTGGCCCTTTTAAACGATTTTGGACCGTAGTTTTTCCGCAAATTTCACCGACTACCTTCTTTCTTCTTATCGTCAATATCCAATATGTTATGTTTGATACATTTGGCATTATTGATAACATAACCTCTGGAGGTCCTGCGGGTGCAACAAATACTCTTGTCTATAAAGTGTATGACGATGGTTTTAAAAACCAAATAATCGGCGCATCAGCAGCACAATCAACAATATTAATGTTGATGGTTATTGTCTTAACGTTTATTCAGTTCCGCTGGATTGAACGCCACGTACAATATTAG
- the ugpB gene encoding sn-glycerol-3-phosphate ABC transporter substrate-binding protein UgpB codes for MSRFYLSIAAFTVAISMTTASFAQTKISFWHSMSGELGKQTERLINDFNASQSEYKVVPSFRGEYEEGMISLISAFRGKQQPVLVQIYEVGTGTMMAAKGAVYPIYQLMADTKQEFDPTDYFPAISSYYSDVQGRMLSMPFNISTPILYYNKDIFKKAGLEPEQPPKTWQDIENFSKKILETKTASCGFTMAYASQWIGIENFSALHNIPFGTKENGFSGLDAELTFNGPLQVRMWTDLKRWSDQGIFRYAGPAGALDATPMFMTQNCAIFLQSSGSRAGILSEAQFNVGFGMLPYYDDVEGAPQNSIIGGASIWALKGHTPEEYAGAAAFLKFISKADNQAKWHQTTGYLPTTKAAYELSKEQHYYDKNVGADIAIKQITLNPPTVNSKGIRFGNLPQIRSMLDQELEAVLSGSKTPKDGLDATVKRGNKLLREFEKANH; via the coding sequence GGTTGCTATTAGCATGACAACAGCGAGTTTTGCGCAAACAAAAATTAGCTTTTGGCATTCTATGAGTGGCGAACTAGGAAAACAAACTGAAAGACTTATTAACGACTTTAATGCCAGTCAATCTGAGTATAAAGTTGTTCCTTCATTTCGTGGTGAATATGAAGAAGGCATGATCTCACTTATTTCGGCATTTCGCGGAAAGCAACAACCAGTTCTCGTTCAAATCTATGAAGTTGGCACTGGAACTATGATGGCTGCAAAAGGTGCTGTTTATCCCATTTATCAACTTATGGCAGATACAAAACAAGAATTCGATCCTACAGATTATTTTCCTGCTATTAGTAGTTATTACTCCGATGTTCAAGGACGAATGCTGTCTATGCCTTTCAACATTTCAACACCAATCCTTTATTATAATAAAGATATCTTTAAGAAAGCAGGACTTGAGCCAGAACAGCCACCGAAAACATGGCAAGATATCGAAAATTTCTCCAAAAAAATTCTCGAAACTAAAACAGCAAGCTGTGGTTTTACAATGGCTTACGCATCTCAATGGATTGGTATAGAAAATTTTTCAGCATTGCACAATATTCCTTTTGGAACGAAAGAAAATGGCTTTAGCGGTCTTGATGCAGAGCTTACCTTTAATGGGCCTTTACAAGTGCGTATGTGGACCGATCTTAAAAGGTGGTCTGATCAAGGTATTTTCCGCTATGCTGGCCCTGCCGGAGCATTAGATGCAACACCAATGTTTATGACACAAAATTGTGCAATCTTTTTGCAATCTTCAGGATCGCGTGCGGGAATCCTTTCTGAAGCACAATTTAATGTTGGATTTGGTATGTTGCCCTACTATGATGACGTAGAAGGTGCTCCACAAAATTCAATTATTGGTGGCGCCTCTATTTGGGCTTTGAAAGGTCATACCCCAGAAGAATATGCAGGTGCAGCCGCTTTTCTTAAATTTATCTCGAAAGCCGATAATCAAGCTAAGTGGCATCAGACAACAGGTTACCTTCCAACCACAAAGGCTGCTTACGAACTGAGCAAAGAACAGCATTACTACGATAAAAATGTTGGTGCAGATATTGCTATTAAACAGATCACTCTCAACCCCCCAACTGTTAACTCAAAGGGCATAAGATTTGGTAATTTACCGCAAATTCGTTCCATGCTTGATCAAGAACTAGAAGCTGTTCTTAGTGGCTCAAAAACACCAAAAGATGGATTAGATGCAACTGTTAAACGTGGAAATAAGCTTCTACGTGAATTTGAGAAAGCTAATCATTAA